From a region of the Aeoliella mucimassa genome:
- a CDS encoding Gfo/Idh/MocA family protein has translation MRRESAKLNRRRFVKNTLAAAGAAIVAPTIIPSSALGRDGAVPPSERITVGGIGIGNRGTYDLNCFLQQPDVQFKAVCDVKANRREAVKAMADQKYGNSDCDMYRDFRDLLERDDIDAVLIATGPNWHCTAASYAAKAGKDMYCEKPVTKNIVQSLTLRDTINRTGRVFQAGTQRRNLPHFAFACMLARTGKLGKLRRVYAHPAGMHAMTSGWLPPQPAPDPNVVDWDMYLGPAAWRPFNEALLDGFNFEKGGGLVGGGVLEWGSHCVDLCQWAVDDCPPPVEYDAPENGQLVARYENGVELIFRETGWIPLGSCPVRFEGDDGWVEAGDSGKLVLSSPELLAGRKVEEIGGYPATFHVRDFLDSVKSRSLPKCNAEAMCNAHIACHAANIALFLDRQVKLDNSTHMFVDDAEANRLRSEALREPWRL, from the coding sequence ATGCGACGTGAGTCCGCAAAGCTCAACAGGCGGCGTTTCGTAAAGAACACCCTAGCGGCCGCAGGCGCCGCGATCGTGGCCCCCACGATCATTCCGAGTTCCGCACTAGGACGCGACGGAGCCGTGCCCCCTAGCGAGCGCATTACCGTCGGCGGTATCGGCATCGGCAATCGTGGTACCTACGATTTGAACTGCTTCCTGCAGCAACCCGATGTGCAATTCAAAGCGGTTTGCGATGTCAAGGCGAATCGCCGCGAAGCGGTGAAAGCGATGGCCGATCAGAAATACGGCAACAGCGACTGCGACATGTATCGCGACTTCCGCGACTTGCTCGAGCGCGACGACATCGACGCGGTGTTGATCGCCACCGGTCCGAACTGGCACTGCACTGCTGCCAGCTACGCGGCCAAAGCTGGCAAAGACATGTACTGTGAGAAGCCCGTTACTAAGAACATCGTGCAAAGTCTGACGCTACGCGATACGATCAATCGCACCGGGCGCGTCTTCCAGGCCGGTACCCAACGACGGAACCTGCCGCACTTCGCGTTCGCCTGCATGTTGGCTCGCACCGGTAAGCTCGGCAAGTTGCGTCGAGTGTACGCTCACCCTGCTGGCATGCATGCCATGACCAGCGGTTGGCTTCCCCCGCAACCCGCGCCCGATCCGAATGTGGTGGACTGGGACATGTACCTCGGCCCCGCGGCCTGGCGTCCATTCAACGAAGCACTGCTCGACGGTTTTAACTTCGAAAAGGGTGGTGGTCTCGTCGGCGGTGGCGTGCTCGAGTGGGGCTCGCACTGCGTGGACCTCTGCCAGTGGGCGGTCGACGATTGTCCCCCACCGGTGGAATACGACGCTCCCGAAAATGGGCAGTTGGTCGCCCGCTATGAAAATGGCGTGGAACTGATCTTCCGTGAAACTGGGTGGATTCCACTCGGATCGTGCCCGGTGCGTTTCGAAGGAGACGACGGTTGGGTCGAAGCGGGCGACAGCGGCAAGCTGGTACTCAGCTCGCCCGAACTGCTTGCTGGTCGCAAGGTCGAGGAGATCGGCGGCTACCCCGCTACGTTCCACGTTCGAGATTTCCTTGATAGCGTGAAGTCGCGTAGCTTGCCAAAGTGCAACGCCGAAGCGATGTGCAACGCCCATATCGCTTGCCACGCGGCCAACATCGCACTGTTCCTGGATCGTCAGGTGAAGCTCGATAACTCGACACATATGTTTGTCGACGACGCGGAGGCGAATCGCTTGCGTAGCGAAGCACTCCGCGAACCTTGGCGGCTGTAA
- a CDS encoding HEAT repeat domain-containing protein, whose amino-acid sequence MLNIHKQLRLSACVALGMAVLLAASSAYAEKSEAELLAKLNSDAPAAEKAVTCKYLAIYGTTESVPTLGKLLVDPELASWARIALEAIPGPEANKALRDATGLVEGRLLVGTINSIGVRRDAESTETLAALLKNSDDNVAAAAAVALGRIAGSDAAQALTPMIAAKSETVRSAVAEGCILCAEQCLANQNTAEAIKLYDLVRQAEVPKPRMLEATRGAILARGQLGVPLLVTQLRSDDRDLFRLGLTTARQLSGRGVDQALVAELANTTPERAALLVQVLTDRPKQAVLPAIMAAAEQSAKPVRLAAISALGQIGDSSCLDLLFEFATSDDAEESQLAKKSLATIPGSDVDTYLLSVVNSGEGKAYPVAIALVGERRIDATGLLKPALESAKPSIRQAALVALGEVVQAENLSLLVDKVLGDKHSEDLPVAIQALKTASVRMPDREACAAELSAAVEKASSIELKSKLLEIVAAVSGTKALATVGDAAVSDEKALQDVGTRLLGKWSTADAAPVLLKVATSDNVAGNYQVRALRGYIRIARQLPMDIAKRSEMCRQAWQAATRTNEQQMVLEVLERYPSQANLELANEAQDIPELKEQATKVSNEISNKLKSS is encoded by the coding sequence ATGTTGAATATTCACAAACAGTTGCGTTTGTCGGCATGCGTCGCTTTGGGCATGGCGGTGCTGCTGGCTGCTAGCTCGGCCTACGCCGAAAAGAGCGAAGCCGAACTACTGGCCAAGCTCAACTCCGATGCTCCCGCGGCCGAGAAAGCCGTGACCTGCAAGTACCTGGCTATCTACGGCACCACGGAATCGGTGCCCACGTTAGGCAAGCTGCTCGTCGATCCAGAATTGGCCTCCTGGGCTCGCATTGCTCTGGAAGCAATTCCAGGCCCCGAAGCCAACAAGGCGCTTCGCGATGCGACCGGTCTCGTCGAAGGGCGTTTGCTCGTTGGCACGATCAACTCGATTGGCGTGCGACGCGATGCCGAATCGACAGAAACACTCGCCGCATTACTCAAGAACAGCGACGACAACGTCGCTGCGGCTGCCGCCGTGGCATTGGGACGCATTGCAGGGAGCGACGCCGCGCAGGCGCTGACTCCCATGATTGCTGCCAAATCCGAAACCGTTCGCTCTGCAGTTGCTGAGGGATGCATCCTCTGTGCGGAGCAATGCTTGGCGAACCAGAACACCGCCGAAGCGATCAAGCTATACGATCTAGTTCGTCAGGCCGAAGTGCCGAAGCCTCGAATGCTCGAAGCAACACGGGGAGCCATCTTGGCCCGCGGGCAGTTGGGCGTTCCGTTGCTTGTCACGCAGCTTCGTTCGGACGATCGCGACCTGTTCCGTTTGGGACTCACCACGGCTCGTCAGCTGTCGGGCAGAGGAGTCGATCAGGCTCTCGTGGCCGAGTTGGCGAATACCACTCCTGAGCGAGCAGCGCTGCTTGTGCAGGTGTTGACCGATCGGCCCAAGCAAGCGGTGCTGCCAGCCATCATGGCGGCCGCCGAACAGAGTGCCAAACCGGTACGATTGGCAGCCATTAGTGCCCTTGGGCAAATCGGCGACTCCAGTTGCTTGGACTTGTTATTCGAGTTTGCCACGAGCGACGATGCGGAAGAATCGCAGCTGGCTAAAAAGTCGCTGGCCACGATTCCTGGCAGCGATGTTGATACCTATCTATTGTCGGTCGTCAACTCCGGCGAGGGCAAAGCCTATCCCGTGGCCATCGCACTGGTCGGCGAGCGTCGTATCGACGCGACTGGCTTGTTGAAGCCCGCACTTGAGAGCGCGAAGCCATCAATTCGCCAGGCAGCACTCGTTGCCCTTGGCGAAGTGGTACAGGCCGAAAATCTTTCGCTGCTGGTCGATAAGGTGCTGGGCGACAAGCACAGCGAAGACCTGCCAGTGGCGATTCAGGCGCTCAAGACCGCCAGCGTTCGCATGCCCGACCGCGAGGCCTGTGCTGCCGAGTTGTCGGCCGCAGTGGAGAAGGCCTCGTCGATCGAACTCAAGAGCAAGTTGCTTGAGATCGTTGCTGCGGTCAGCGGTACCAAAGCCCTCGCAACGGTCGGCGATGCCGCGGTTAGCGACGAAAAAGCGTTGCAGGACGTTGGCACTCGCCTGCTCGGCAAGTGGTCTACGGCCGATGCCGCTCCAGTGCTGCTCAAGGTAGCAACCAGCGACAACGTAGCCGGCAACTACCAGGTTCGTGCACTGCGTGGTTACATTCGCATTGCTCGTCAGTTGCCAATGGATATTGCCAAGCGAAGCGAAATGTGCCGCCAGGCTTGGCAGGCAGCGACTCGCACGAATGAGCAACAAATGGTGCTCGAAGTGCTCGAACGCTACCCGAGCCAAGCCAATTTGGAACTGGCCAACGAGGCACAGGACATTCCTGAGCTAAAGGAGCAAGCAACCAAAGTATCCAACGAGATTTCCAATAAACTCAAAAGTTCCTAA
- a CDS encoding aldose 1-epimerase family protein codes for MASSNWSVYASDTPIQYQDFAVEGLAELSASLRRLYGGLQDGVDLLTLRNGPLQIDLLPTRGMGVWKMTCDGVDIGWKSPVAGPVHPKFVNLSDPSGLGWLDGFDELIVRCGLESNGAPVFDEQGTLQYGLHGKIANRPASEVILSIDPEQQLLRVSAIVQETRFHFTKLRLRTTLTTRLGEKGFTLQDQIENISGMPATCQLLYHMNVGQPILDAGSKVIAPVKTLVPRDANAAEGVGVWETMPAPTPGLSEQVYFMDLLSSESSETEVVLHNQAATQGVACRYPTNSLPCFALWKNPVPSADGYVVGLEPATNFPNPKPYEAQHGRVVMLDPGETLDVGLRFDYLPTTDAVAAAARRVGELQSQANSQVYTYPQEGWTSAV; via the coding sequence ATGGCGAGTAGTAACTGGAGTGTATACGCTTCCGACACCCCAATCCAGTACCAGGACTTCGCGGTCGAAGGCCTTGCCGAACTGTCGGCTTCGCTGCGTCGACTCTATGGTGGATTACAGGACGGTGTCGACCTACTAACGCTCCGCAATGGTCCTTTGCAAATCGATCTACTTCCCACGCGAGGCATGGGGGTGTGGAAAATGACCTGCGATGGAGTCGACATCGGTTGGAAATCGCCGGTAGCGGGTCCCGTGCATCCCAAGTTCGTCAACCTATCCGATCCAAGTGGACTTGGTTGGCTCGATGGGTTCGACGAGTTGATCGTGCGCTGTGGACTAGAGAGTAACGGGGCTCCCGTGTTCGACGAGCAAGGCACACTGCAGTATGGATTGCATGGCAAAATTGCGAATCGCCCTGCCAGCGAGGTCATTCTTTCGATCGACCCCGAACAGCAGTTGCTACGCGTTTCGGCAATCGTGCAGGAAACACGTTTCCACTTCACCAAACTACGACTGCGAACCACGCTAACCACCCGCCTGGGAGAAAAGGGATTTACGCTACAAGATCAAATTGAAAACATCTCGGGCATGCCGGCCACTTGTCAGTTGCTGTACCACATGAATGTCGGCCAACCGATACTCGATGCCGGATCCAAGGTGATTGCTCCCGTGAAAACGCTGGTGCCTCGTGATGCGAATGCCGCCGAAGGGGTAGGAGTCTGGGAAACGATGCCAGCTCCGACCCCCGGGCTGAGCGAACAGGTTTACTTCATGGACTTGCTGTCGTCCGAATCCTCCGAAACCGAAGTGGTGCTGCACAATCAGGCGGCGACTCAGGGAGTTGCTTGCAGGTACCCAACCAACTCGCTACCCTGCTTCGCATTGTGGAAGAACCCCGTGCCATCGGCCGATGGGTACGTCGTCGGTTTGGAACCCGCTACGAACTTCCCCAATCCCAAACCTTACGAAGCCCAACACGGGCGGGTCGTCATGCTTGATCCGGGCGAAACGCTCGATGTGGGGTTGCGATTCGACTACCTACCTACGACCGATGCGGTGGCCGCGGCTGCGCGTCGCGTTGGCGAGTTGCAGTCGCAAGCCAATTCGCAAGTTTATACCTATCCACAGGAAGGTTGGACTTCGGCCGTGTAA
- a CDS encoding cupin domain-containing protein, with product MMQNIVSSDNVQAILDRALDAGEGLLRLSPNWVPRSFLHPGKRIRLDPRDYYSYGAERGGIDERWFASTTDAANEGRVWYEGQSFVLFEGQHFLLKDAVAEAGARMIGQAMWEGYQRWPVYSKFFDNMGPIPHHMHQSFEDAKLVGQEGKPESYYFPPQYNNCDNNFPYTFMGLEPGTTKDQVRKCLENWNNGENGILDLSKAYRLKRGSGWLIPPGVLHAPGSLCTYEPQWGSDVFGMYQNIVEGRYVPWSLLVKDMPEEKHQDLDFIVDELDWERNVDPNFKESNYLEPITANSGDGWRDDWIVYGRVDGAQLFSAKRLTLEPGAKCVLNDPGASGWITVQGKGRMGTLALQTPTMIKFGAETEDEIFITHEAANRGIEIENTGSEPLEGLRYFGPNTFDSVPAVGDYKA from the coding sequence ATGATGCAGAACATTGTATCCAGCGACAACGTGCAAGCCATCCTCGATCGTGCTCTCGATGCAGGCGAAGGGCTGCTTCGACTGTCGCCTAACTGGGTGCCACGCAGTTTCCTTCATCCAGGCAAACGGATTCGCCTCGACCCTCGCGATTATTATTCGTACGGAGCCGAACGCGGTGGCATTGATGAACGCTGGTTTGCCAGCACCACCGACGCGGCCAACGAAGGACGCGTGTGGTACGAAGGGCAGAGCTTCGTGCTCTTCGAAGGGCAGCATTTTCTACTGAAAGACGCAGTAGCCGAAGCCGGTGCGCGGATGATCGGTCAGGCAATGTGGGAAGGTTACCAACGCTGGCCAGTTTACTCGAAGTTTTTCGACAACATGGGCCCGATTCCTCACCACATGCATCAAAGCTTTGAGGATGCCAAGCTGGTGGGGCAGGAAGGCAAGCCGGAAAGCTACTATTTTCCGCCACAATATAACAACTGCGACAACAACTTCCCTTACACCTTCATGGGACTCGAGCCAGGCACTACGAAAGATCAAGTGCGGAAGTGCTTGGAGAATTGGAACAACGGCGAGAACGGCATCCTCGACCTCTCCAAGGCGTATCGCTTGAAGCGAGGATCTGGTTGGTTGATCCCACCCGGAGTGCTGCACGCTCCCGGTTCACTTTGTACCTACGAGCCACAGTGGGGTAGCGACGTGTTCGGCATGTATCAGAACATCGTCGAAGGGCGCTACGTGCCATGGTCGCTCTTGGTGAAAGACATGCCGGAGGAGAAGCACCAGGACCTCGATTTCATCGTCGACGAACTTGATTGGGAGCGGAACGTCGACCCCAATTTCAAAGAGAGCAATTACCTGGAACCCATCACGGCCAACTCCGGCGATGGCTGGCGAGACGACTGGATCGTGTACGGACGAGTCGACGGCGCTCAGCTCTTTAGCGCCAAGCGATTGACCCTCGAACCTGGTGCTAAGTGTGTGTTGAACGACCCTGGCGCCAGTGGGTGGATTACCGTGCAAGGCAAGGGACGCATGGGCACCCTGGCTCTACAGACTCCCACGATGATCAAGTTCGGTGCCGAAACCGAAGACGAGATCTTCATCACGCACGAGGCCGCCAATCGAGGCATAGAGATCGAAAACACCGGCAGCGAGCCGCTCGAAGGACTGCGTTACTTTGGTCCCAATACGTTCGATTCCGTGCCAGCTGTTGGCGACTACAAGGCTTAA
- a CDS encoding sugar phosphate isomerase/epimerase family protein: MSHAHPKLHNAMWPGLVGKGDEPGLEPPIGLQQMLDFTTAAEVDGQKFDGIDCFLLNPHTDPNSSDDELRKVADEIQSRGLAIGSIVAPVWPGTVGDSAMGDETARSKFVESIRLACRAAKVFNEHGVRKYGVIRIDSAEFGVEKWREDPVANTRRIADTFREAAKVAADYGERLAAEGEICWAGMHSWQDMLNLLEEVGMPETLGFQADLAHTYLFLMGYNAPEYALLQDGYSEQEFYEAYGQMVSKLRPWTIDLHIAQNDGEVFGAGSHDKTGKHCQADDPRGKLDIVRCASYWLEGAADRGIQHICWDGCMFPNQVLETPSTWNNILETMIQVRQAHGWD, translated from the coding sequence ATGAGTCACGCTCATCCAAAGCTGCACAATGCGATGTGGCCTGGGCTGGTTGGTAAAGGAGACGAGCCCGGGCTGGAGCCCCCCATTGGTTTGCAGCAAATGCTAGATTTCACTACCGCTGCGGAAGTGGATGGCCAGAAGTTTGATGGCATCGACTGCTTTTTGCTCAATCCCCATACCGATCCAAACTCGTCGGACGACGAGCTTCGCAAGGTAGCCGACGAGATTCAGTCGCGAGGTCTGGCGATTGGCTCGATAGTCGCTCCCGTATGGCCCGGCACGGTCGGCGACTCCGCCATGGGCGACGAAACCGCCCGGAGTAAGTTCGTCGAATCGATTCGCCTGGCTTGTCGCGCGGCGAAGGTGTTCAACGAGCATGGCGTGAGAAAGTACGGGGTGATTCGCATCGACTCGGCCGAGTTCGGCGTTGAGAAATGGCGCGAAGATCCAGTCGCAAACACACGCCGTATCGCCGACACGTTTCGCGAAGCGGCCAAAGTAGCGGCCGACTACGGGGAACGACTCGCGGCCGAGGGCGAGATATGCTGGGCCGGCATGCATAGCTGGCAGGACATGCTCAACCTGCTGGAAGAAGTTGGGATGCCAGAAACGCTTGGATTCCAAGCCGACCTGGCACACACCTATCTCTTTCTGATGGGCTACAACGCTCCAGAGTATGCATTGCTGCAGGACGGTTACAGCGAGCAGGAGTTCTACGAAGCCTACGGGCAAATGGTGTCGAAGCTACGCCCATGGACTATCGATTTGCACATCGCCCAGAACGATGGCGAAGTGTTTGGTGCCGGCTCGCACGACAAGACCGGCAAGCACTGCCAGGCCGACGACCCGCGCGGCAAGCTCGACATCGTGCGTTGCGCCAGTTACTGGCTCGAGGGAGCAGCCGATCGCGGCATTCAGCATATTTGCTGGGATGGGTGCATGTTCCCTAACCAAGTGCTCGAAACACCAAGTACTTGGAATAATATTCTCGAAACCATGATTCAAGTTCGCCAAGCTCACGGGTGGGATTAA
- a CDS encoding Gfo/Idh/MocA family protein has product MTKPLRIGLIGCGFMGRAHSNAYNRVSNFFDLEYTPVLQAACARNAESAEAFAKTWGYASFETDWRTLVQRDDIDAIDICVPNHLHREMAIAVAEAGKIVLCEKPLALNTADGQAMCEAVEKAGVPNMVWYNYRRVPAVTLAHQLIQEGKLGRVFHYRANFLQDWTIADDLPQGGTALWRLDASSAGSGVTGDLLAHCIDTALWLNGAIRNVSAMTETFVKERHHNLTGKMEPVKIDDASAFLCHFENGSLGLFESTRYARGHKALYTFEINGEHASIKWDLHDLHRLEYFDHRDESKLRGWRSIHVTDHGGEHPYMDRWWVPGLQIGYEHSFVHQVADFLEGLATGTPVGPTFRDALQTQQVCDAVLASAECGSWKNVE; this is encoded by the coding sequence ATGACAAAACCTCTTCGTATCGGACTCATTGGCTGCGGCTTCATGGGGCGGGCCCACTCGAATGCCTATAATCGGGTGAGTAACTTCTTCGACCTCGAGTACACACCGGTGCTTCAAGCTGCTTGTGCACGGAACGCCGAGTCGGCCGAGGCGTTCGCTAAGACCTGGGGGTATGCTTCGTTCGAGACCGACTGGCGGACGCTCGTGCAGCGCGACGATATCGACGCGATCGACATCTGCGTGCCGAACCATTTGCATCGCGAAATGGCCATCGCCGTGGCCGAGGCCGGCAAGATCGTGTTGTGCGAGAAACCACTCGCATTGAACACCGCCGATGGCCAGGCCATGTGCGAAGCCGTGGAGAAGGCCGGCGTGCCGAACATGGTGTGGTACAACTACCGCCGCGTGCCTGCGGTCACACTCGCCCATCAGCTGATTCAGGAAGGTAAGCTCGGCCGAGTGTTTCACTATCGGGCCAATTTCTTGCAAGACTGGACGATCGCCGACGACTTGCCACAGGGGGGAACCGCTCTCTGGCGACTCGATGCCAGCTCCGCAGGATCCGGCGTTACCGGCGACCTACTTGCTCACTGCATCGACACCGCACTTTGGCTCAACGGTGCCATTCGCAACGTGAGCGCCATGACCGAGACCTTCGTCAAAGAGCGGCATCATAATCTGACCGGCAAAATGGAACCGGTGAAGATCGACGATGCGTCTGCATTTTTATGTCACTTTGAAAATGGCTCGCTAGGGCTGTTCGAATCAACTCGCTATGCACGCGGGCACAAAGCGTTGTATACGTTCGAAATCAATGGCGAGCATGCTTCGATTAAGTGGGACTTACACGATCTGCATCGCCTGGAGTACTTCGACCATCGCGACGAAAGCAAGCTGCGGGGCTGGCGATCGATTCATGTCACCGACCACGGCGGAGAGCATCCCTACATGGATCGGTGGTGGGTGCCCGGCCTGCAGATCGGTTACGAGCACAGCTTTGTACATCAAGTGGCCGACTTCCTCGAAGGACTGGCGACCGGCACCCCAGTCGGTCCGACGTTCCGCGATGCACTGCAAACCCAGCAGGTCTGCGACGCGGTGCTCGCAAGTGCTGAGTGCGGAAGCTGGAAGAACGTAGAATAG
- a CDS encoding 3-keto-disaccharide hydrolase → MQSRFSWAVVVLASVLFLAAGQLGWAEETDKSEEGFVPIFDGKTLDGWDGDSEIWKVEEESISGTTTKENPLKANQFIIFKDEVDNFVLRLEFCIADEGVGNSGIQYRSKHHPEVGKWVVRGYQADIERTNQYMGILYEEGGRGILALPGEDVELSDGGKQVAKKVVGELGTREELFKDVKAGQWQKYEIVADGNHLIHKINGREIVNIVDNDTPRASQSGVLAFQVHVGEPMNVMFRNIRLKKLGDDK, encoded by the coding sequence ATGCAATCACGATTCTCTTGGGCCGTTGTTGTACTCGCGTCCGTGCTATTCCTAGCGGCCGGCCAACTGGGTTGGGCGGAAGAAACCGACAAGAGCGAAGAAGGGTTTGTGCCGATCTTCGATGGCAAGACCTTGGATGGTTGGGATGGAGATTCTGAGATTTGGAAAGTGGAAGAAGAGTCGATCTCGGGAACTACTACCAAAGAAAACCCACTCAAGGCGAATCAGTTTATCATCTTCAAGGACGAAGTCGATAACTTCGTGCTGCGACTTGAGTTCTGCATTGCCGACGAGGGAGTTGGCAACTCAGGCATTCAGTATCGTTCGAAGCATCATCCTGAGGTCGGCAAATGGGTCGTGCGTGGTTACCAGGCTGACATCGAACGCACCAATCAATACATGGGCATTCTTTACGAAGAAGGTGGCCGAGGCATCCTGGCGCTACCGGGCGAGGATGTCGAGCTTTCCGATGGCGGCAAGCAAGTCGCAAAGAAAGTAGTCGGCGAACTGGGGACTCGCGAGGAGCTATTCAAAGACGTAAAGGCCGGCCAGTGGCAGAAGTACGAAATCGTGGCCGATGGCAATCACCTGATCCACAAGATCAACGGCCGCGAGATCGTGAACATCGTCGATAACGACACTCCTCGTGCTTCGCAAAGTGGTGTGCTGGCATTCCAGGTGCATGTCGGTGAGCCGATGAACGTCATGTTCCGCAACATTCGTCTGAAGAAACTCGGCGACGACAAGTAA
- a CDS encoding DUF1552 domain-containing protein: MSRQSWKIDRRTMLRGVGVACALPYLEAMGLANTVSAPPAADIKRMCFVYFPNGASLPPESNPAHQEWSWFPMGSGADYKNTRVLESLNPLRDKMSILGGFSHPNSRSVLGHLAADTWLTGGDLRGSVYQNQISVDQVAARHFTKDTRYPSLILSTDGGIGYKSRVSTLSFGDGGRPIPSENRQRAIFERYFAPAGGSSSDERRQSLAQRKKIVDLVMEDTESLERKLGKADRQRLEEYMTSLSSVEEQILRNDRWLDTPLPKVDGTQINFDCNPAVDPTAYLRTMFDLMVLALQTDMTRVLTYMMAREDGMGFGENFPKLALGIKKGHHAISHDQADGHWEEWGSYDRWLAEQFAYFLTRLNETHDARGPLIDSTMVLYGSACSTTHNAVNYPLVLAGGKSMGMNHGHYLKMAEETPMSNLFVSMLNTVGCPTASFADSTGPFACDSHQLFPTSAAPPA, from the coding sequence ATGAGTCGACAAAGCTGGAAGATCGACCGCCGCACGATGCTGCGAGGCGTGGGAGTCGCTTGTGCATTGCCATACCTCGAGGCCATGGGACTCGCAAACACTGTATCCGCGCCGCCAGCGGCCGATATCAAGCGGATGTGCTTTGTATATTTCCCCAACGGTGCGAGCTTGCCGCCAGAGTCGAATCCCGCCCACCAGGAGTGGAGCTGGTTTCCGATGGGCAGCGGGGCTGATTACAAAAACACCCGAGTGCTCGAATCGCTCAATCCACTCCGCGACAAGATGTCGATCCTCGGTGGCTTCAGCCATCCCAATAGCCGGAGCGTGCTCGGGCATCTAGCAGCCGACACATGGCTGACCGGTGGCGACCTGCGTGGCTCGGTTTATCAGAACCAAATTTCCGTCGATCAGGTTGCCGCTCGCCATTTCACCAAGGACACCCGTTACCCGTCGCTAATCCTCTCCACCGACGGCGGCATCGGCTACAAGTCGCGTGTATCGACGCTCAGCTTCGGTGACGGCGGCCGACCAATCCCCTCCGAAAATCGCCAGCGAGCGATCTTCGAGCGATACTTCGCCCCGGCTGGTGGTTCCTCCTCGGACGAACGCCGACAATCGCTGGCTCAACGCAAGAAGATTGTTGATCTGGTGATGGAAGACACCGAATCGCTCGAACGCAAATTGGGCAAGGCCGATCGCCAACGGCTCGAGGAGTACATGACCTCGCTAAGCTCAGTCGAGGAGCAAATTCTTCGCAACGATCGTTGGCTCGACACTCCACTGCCGAAGGTCGACGGTACACAGATTAACTTCGACTGCAATCCGGCTGTCGACCCCACGGCCTACCTGCGGACCATGTTCGACCTGATGGTGCTCGCTTTGCAGACCGACATGACTCGGGTGCTGACCTATATGATGGCCCGCGAAGATGGCATGGGCTTCGGTGAGAACTTCCCGAAGCTGGCCCTTGGCATCAAAAAGGGCCACCACGCAATTAGCCACGATCAGGCTGATGGGCACTGGGAAGAATGGGGCAGCTACGACCGTTGGCTCGCCGAACAGTTCGCCTACTTCCTCACGCGGCTCAACGAGACCCACGATGCTCGGGGACCACTCATTGATAGCACCATGGTGCTGTATGGAAGTGCCTGCAGTACAACACACAACGCAGTGAACTACCCATTGGTGCTCGCTGGCGGCAAGTCGATGGGCATGAATCATGGCCATTACTTGAAGATGGCCGAAGAGACACCGATGTCGAATCTATTTGTCAGCATGCTCAATACGGTCGGATGTCCCACCGCTTCATTTGCGGATAGCACCGGCCCATTCGCTTGCGACTCGCATCAACTATTCCCCACATCGGCCGCCCCTCCCGCTTAG